A genomic segment from Nicotiana sylvestris chromosome 1, ASM39365v2, whole genome shotgun sequence encodes:
- the LOC104220346 gene encoding agamous-like MADS-box protein AGL62 — MSTRLIKGRKSVRLARIENQNNRQVTFSKRRNSVFKKANELATMTGAEVGIIVCPQGSKPYSFGHPNVNETINKYVGEERPPSPSSPGIDDKYVQMFRKANSRELNTRLNSLQDQLDFELNLKSKLKQMNKSVESQQEWFKGPIEKMNYSEASMLKKGLEDLLLKVKNYGTERGYGYENGKWKAE; from the exons ATGAGTACTAGACTGATTAAGGGTCGCAAAAGTGTTCGTCTCGCAAggatagaaaatcaaaataatcGACAAGTGACTTTCTCAAAACGCCGAAATAGTGTCTTCAAGAAAGCAAACGAGCTTGCTACTATGACTGGTGCTGAAGTTGGCATCATCGTGTGTCCACAAG GTAGCAAGCCTTACTCTTTTGGTCATCCAAATGTAAATGAAACCATCAACAAATATGTTGGCGAAGAAAGGCCTCCATCACCATCATCACCGGGCATTGATGACAAGTATGTCCAGATGTTCCGAAAAGCCAATTCTAGAGAACTTAACACACGACTCAATTCTCTGCAAGACCAGTTGGATTTTGAATTAAACTTGAAAAGCAAACTCAAGCAAATGAATAAGAGTGTAGAGAGCCAACAAGAGTGGTTCAAGGGTCCTATAGAGAAGATGAACTACTCCGAGGCTTCAATGTTGAAGAAGGGATTGGAAGACCTGCTCTTGAAGGTGAAGAACTATGGTACTGAGCGTGGTTATGGTTATGAAAATGGAAAGTGGAAGGCTGAATAA
- the LOC138877061 gene encoding uncharacterized protein has translation MAHLRGFCSKMRGTGGKDELLIAYFGQSLSGSALEWYTRQDPSRWYTWDDLAQTFAGHFQYNIEIVTDRLTLLKLEKKPGESFREFGFCWREQAERVDPPMREGEMVDYFLQTLEPIYFGHLVTSVGKYFNEVVKMGGMIEEGLKSNKILSYSEIKPTTQAIQSGAGGALGKKKREDVATVETGT, from the coding sequence atggcacatctgcgaggtttttgcagtaagatgagagggacTGGGGGAAAAGACGAGTtattgatagcttattttggtcaaagtctaagcgggtctgcactggaatggtacacaagacaggatcctagcaggtggtacacctgggacgatcttgCACAAACCTTTGCAGGCcacttccaatacaacattgagaTCGTcactgaccgtctcacattgctaaaacttgagaagaagcccggggaaagcttccgagaatttgggttctgctggagagagcaggcggaaagagttgatcctccgatgagagagggggaaatggtggactactttctgcagactttGGAGCCAATTTACTTCGGTCACctagtgacgtcagttggcaaatatttcaatgaagtagtaaaaatgggcggtatgattgaagagggacttaagtccaacaaaatcttgagctattCGGAGATTAAaccaaccactcaggccatccagagtgGCGCGGGAGgggcgctcggaaagaagaaaagggaagatgtcgcaacagtcgagaCAGGTACTTAG